A region from the Kineothrix sp. IPX-CK genome encodes:
- a CDS encoding DUF3329 domain-containing protein yields MIFIYNAFTPAMTDDLSYGKIVAGADSFLDLIRQEMQQYATWTGRSVNHMILRTFLTGDKWIFNIFNSMAFVALTLFMYYNIEFKKKYDVFVYLLINLFLWTFSVSFAQTVLWETGACNYLWGSTIILGYISAFRYCLKKDYRDSQQTAPAIGLLLMGIVAGWCNENTSGGCILLTLIWIGFYFWEKKKVRLWMLSGVAGNMIGFLFMILAPGNANRQQYMEEEHTGLFAIASRWLKCNLAIRNHFFILLAICIVVFVLVRLQQNQWRRSKNMLIFFFVFIATCYALVLTPEPVARAYFGAGIFLMISCIQGIVDVSDKDLYLKALKIGITAIFTLSFLFTYMDSGANLVRIYRESEERFAYIEEQKAAGNMDITVPLLRPAFETKYSDAYNSELSEDSGYWINVAYATYYEVNSILAVPREDWEQLK; encoded by the coding sequence ATGATTTTCATTTACAATGCGTTTACTCCGGCAATGACCGACGATTTGTCCTATGGGAAAATCGTTGCGGGTGCCGACTCCTTTCTTGACTTGATCAGACAGGAGATGCAGCAATATGCCACATGGACGGGAAGAAGTGTCAACCATATGATACTCCGTACCTTCTTAACGGGAGATAAATGGATTTTTAATATCTTCAACAGTATGGCGTTCGTGGCACTTACGCTTTTTATGTATTACAACATCGAATTCAAGAAAAAGTACGACGTTTTCGTATATCTTCTTATCAACCTTTTCCTCTGGACCTTTTCTGTGTCTTTTGCCCAGACGGTATTGTGGGAAACGGGAGCATGTAATTATTTATGGGGGAGCACGATTATCCTGGGGTATATTTCGGCGTTTCGATATTGCCTGAAGAAGGATTACAGAGATTCTCAGCAGACGGCGCCTGCAATTGGCTTACTCCTGATGGGAATCGTGGCCGGCTGGTGTAATGAGAATACTTCCGGCGGCTGTATTCTGCTGACACTCATATGGATCGGCTTTTATTTCTGGGAGAAGAAAAAGGTGCGTCTCTGGATGCTGAGCGGAGTGGCGGGAAATATGATCGGTTTCCTCTTCATGATACTGGCACCGGGAAATGCTAACAGGCAGCAGTATATGGAGGAAGAACATACGGGGCTTTTTGCGATCGCTTCCAGATGGCTGAAATGCAACTTGGCGATTCGAAATCACTTTTTCATTCTTCTGGCGATCTGCATTGTAGTGTTTGTTCTTGTCAGACTGCAGCAGAACCAGTGGAGGCGCAGTAAGAACATGCTCATTTTTTTCTTTGTTTTTATAGCCACCTGCTACGCGCTTGTACTAACTCCTGAACCGGTGGCAAGAGCTTATTTCGGAGCCGGAATTTTCCTCATGATCAGTTGTATTCAGGGAATTGTGGATGTGTCGGACAAGGATTTGTATCTGAAGGCGCTGAAAATCGGAATAACTGCTATCTTTACCCTTTCCTTCCTCTTTACGTATATGGACAGCGGGGCGAATCTGGTGAGGATCTATAGGGAGAGCGAGGAGCGATTTGCTTATATCGAAGAGCAGAAGGCGGCAGGCAATATGGACATTACAGTACCGCTGCTGCGCCCGGCCTTCGAGACGAAGTACAGTGACGCTTACAATTCCGAGCTCAGTGAAGACAGCGGTTACTGGATAAATGTCGCATATGCTACTTATTATGAAGTAAATAGTATCTTAGCAGTTCCCAGAGAAGACTGGGAACAATTAAAATAA
- a CDS encoding protoporphyrinogen/coproporphyrinogen oxidase yields the protein MKKVKYLILGAGPAGLAFANRLKQMGEESFLVLEKEEEAGGLCRSMQVDGSPLDIGGGHFLDVRRPKVVEFLFGFMPKEEWDTYERDSRISFDGGFIHHPFEANIWEMKPEKQKEYLDSIADAGCNKGEAMPEEFVDWIYWKLGRKIAEDYMLPYNEKMFGSNLNTLGTYWLEKLPGVSYEETKRSCEEKRAYGKQPGHARFYYPKRYGYGELWLRMQEEVKDKIVLGAAVNRLSLTEKTVACMDGSSYVGENIITTIPWMEFAHIEGMSEEMKADIGKLKYSSTQIEYNPERLDTQAHWIYYPQREISYHRILVRHNFCPDSKGYWTETNKDRILPGDGSFRYMNEYAYPLNTVDKPGIMERLLAYAKKERVYGLGRWGEHEHYNSDAVVELSMKLAEELSERNGNSYEP from the coding sequence ATGAAAAAAGTAAAGTATCTGATACTGGGAGCAGGACCGGCGGGGCTGGCATTTGCAAACCGGTTGAAACAAATGGGTGAGGAATCCTTTCTTGTCCTGGAAAAAGAAGAAGAGGCGGGCGGCTTATGCCGCAGCATGCAGGTGGACGGTTCTCCGCTGGACATAGGCGGCGGGCATTTTCTGGATGTGAGAAGGCCTAAGGTGGTAGAATTCTTATTCGGCTTTATGCCGAAGGAGGAGTGGGATACGTATGAGCGTGACTCGAGAATCTCCTTTGACGGAGGCTTTATTCATCATCCCTTCGAAGCCAATATATGGGAGATGAAACCGGAGAAGCAGAAGGAATATTTGGATTCTATCGCGGACGCGGGCTGCAATAAGGGTGAAGCGATGCCGGAAGAGTTCGTGGATTGGATTTACTGGAAGCTGGGGCGAAAGATCGCAGAGGATTACATGCTTCCCTACAACGAGAAAATGTTCGGCAGCAATTTAAATACGTTGGGAACTTATTGGCTGGAGAAGCTGCCGGGAGTTTCTTATGAGGAGACGAAGCGTAGCTGTGAAGAGAAAAGGGCGTACGGCAAGCAGCCAGGACATGCCCGATTTTATTATCCGAAAAGATACGGTTATGGAGAACTTTGGCTCAGAATGCAGGAGGAGGTTAAGGATAAAATCGTGCTTGGCGCGGCTGTAAACAGGCTTAGCCTGACGGAAAAGACAGTAGCCTGCATGGATGGGAGCAGCTACGTCGGAGAAAATATTATAACTACCATACCGTGGATGGAATTTGCACATATAGAAGGAATGTCCGAGGAGATGAAAGCGGACATCGGAAAGTTAAAATATAGCTCTACACAGATTGAATACAACCCGGAGCGTCTGGATACTCAGGCACATTGGATTTATTACCCTCAGAGGGAGATTTCCTATCACAGAATATTGGTACGGCATAATTTCTGCCCGGACTCCAAAGGATATTGGACGGAGACAAACAAGGACAGAATCCTGCCGGGGGACGGAAGCTTCCGGTACATGAATGAATATGCTTATCCGCTAAATACGGTTGATAAGCCGGGGATTATGGAGCGGCTGTTAGCCTATGCAAAAAAGGAGAGGGTTTATGGCCTTGGCAGATGGGGAGAGCATGAGCATTACAACTCCGACGCTGTGGTGGAGCTTTCCATGAAGCTGGCTGAAGAGCTTTCAGAAAGGAATGGCAATTCATATGAACCGTGA
- a CDS encoding GtrA family protein — MNIKKLFDEVLHFGMIGVINTLLGFFLIMVFYNILHLNYWVASATSYVIGSIFSYFANKKLTFKVQESSRAYVIKFALNIVVCYFLAYGIARPLVRSVLSEYSQTIVENVAIVMGTGIFIVLNFIGQKFFVFNNKDKNIDGSQDGMESK, encoded by the coding sequence ATGAATATTAAGAAGTTATTTGACGAAGTACTGCATTTTGGTATGATAGGAGTTATCAACACGCTGCTGGGATTTTTCCTTATCATGGTTTTTTATAACATTCTGCATCTGAATTATTGGGTGGCCAGCGCCACCTCTTATGTGATCGGAAGTATTTTTTCCTATTTTGCCAATAAGAAGCTTACCTTTAAGGTTCAGGAGAGCAGCAGGGCTTATGTGATTAAATTTGCCCTCAATATTGTAGTATGTTACTTTCTTGCCTATGGCATTGCCAGACCGTTAGTGCGAAGTGTGCTGAGTGAGTATTCCCAGACAATTGTAGAAAATGTGGCCATAGTAATGGGAACGGGGATCTTTATTGTTCTTAATTTTATAGGACAAAAGTTTTTTGTTTTCAATAATAAGGATAAAAATATCGATGGTTCACAGGATGGAATGGAAAGCAAATGA
- a CDS encoding SDR family NAD(P)-dependent oxidoreductase, with protein sequence MKRLDENKIYLITGGAGFIGFHLSESLLKKGARVIGLDNMNDYYEVSLKEARLAILEEYEHYMFCKCDLADKEGLFSVFDKEKPDIVVNLAAQAGVRYSIDNPDVYIQSNIVGFFHILEACRNYPVDHLVFASSSSVYGGNEKIPFCTEDKADHPLSLYAATKKSNELMAYSYSKLYKIPVTGLRFFTVYGPYGRPDMACYKFALKIMKDEPIQIYNDGDMYRDFTYIDDIVEGVENILCNPQSEDEQGALYKIYNIGNNKPEKLMDFISALERCLGKEAQKEFLPMQLGDVYRTYADVSQLEKDFGFKPDTSMEEGIKKFTDWFKEYYEY encoded by the coding sequence ATGAAACGATTGGATGAGAATAAAATTTATTTGATTACCGGTGGCGCAGGCTTCATCGGTTTTCATTTGTCAGAAAGTCTGCTTAAGAAAGGTGCGAGGGTCATTGGTCTCGACAACATGAACGACTACTATGAAGTTTCGTTAAAGGAAGCGCGCCTTGCTATTTTGGAAGAATATGAGCATTATATGTTTTGTAAGTGCGATTTGGCGGATAAGGAGGGGCTGTTTTCCGTATTCGACAAGGAGAAGCCGGATATTGTTGTCAATCTAGCCGCACAGGCAGGGGTCAGATACAGCATTGACAATCCGGACGTATACATTCAGTCTAACATCGTGGGATTTTTCCACATACTGGAGGCCTGCCGTAATTATCCGGTGGATCATCTTGTCTTCGCTTCCTCCAGTTCCGTATACGGAGGAAATGAGAAGATCCCCTTTTGTACGGAAGATAAGGCGGACCATCCGTTGAGCCTTTATGCGGCCACGAAGAAATCCAATGAATTGATGGCATATTCTTACAGCAAACTGTATAAGATTCCGGTTACCGGGCTTAGATTCTTCACAGTATACGGCCCTTACGGGAGGCCGGATATGGCGTGCTACAAGTTCGCGTTAAAAATCATGAAGGACGAGCCCATACAGATTTATAACGACGGCGATATGTATCGTGATTTCACTTATATTGACGACATTGTAGAGGGAGTGGAAAATATCCTCTGCAACCCCCAGAGCGAGGATGAGCAGGGGGCCTTATATAAGATTTACAATATAGGCAATAATAAGCCGGAGAAACTGATGGACTTTATTTCAGCCCTGGAAAGATGCCTCGGTAAGGAAGCTCAAAAGGAGTTTCTGCCTATGCAGCTGGGAGATGTATACCGGACGTATGCGGATGTCTCCCAGTTGGAGAAGGATTTCGGCTTTAAGCCGGATACCTCTATGGAAGAGGGGATCAAGAAATTTACGGATTGGTTTAAGGAGTATTATGAATATTAA
- a CDS encoding WecB/TagA/CpsF family glycosyltransferase, whose amino-acid sequence MSAKRIKFLNTHVDNLTMEEAVREAKRLILEGKNSYVVTPNVDHIVKIEHDGLFRDIYEKADLVLTDGKPLIWMSRWMGAPIKEKISGSDYFPEVCRMAAKEGFSIFLLGAAEGVAKKAAVNLMKKYKNLKIAGVYSPSYAFENDVEEIAYIIKKINTAKPDILCIGLGTPKQEKFYHRYKDQLKVPLTLHIGATIDFEAGVVKRAPKWISYMGLEWLYRLLKEPRRLYKRYLLEDVEIFPIFLKYRKYGSGSKVSAVQPETCSILGVDIAVTNMRSVIGYLTKNLERLRGEYVCVSNVHTTVMAYNDEAYCRIQNEAALAIPDGKPLSLICRLRGYKDAKRVAGPDLMPEILKLSEEKGYRHYFYGSTEETLSSLEANLKERYPRLNIVGIYSPPFRKLTPEEDAEIMQEISRARPDFLWVGLGAPKQERWMYEHKGKVDAVMLGVGAAFDFHAGTAKRAPKWIQEFYLEWLYRLIQDPKRLLKRYVRSNIQFIWLILTGR is encoded by the coding sequence ATGAGTGCGAAGAGAATCAAGTTTTTGAATACACATGTTGACAACTTAACGATGGAAGAGGCGGTAAGAGAAGCTAAAAGGCTTATTCTTGAAGGTAAGAACAGTTATGTTGTCACGCCGAATGTGGATCATATTGTAAAAATAGAACATGACGGGCTGTTCCGGGATATATATGAAAAGGCTGATTTGGTGTTGACGGACGGAAAGCCTCTTATTTGGATGTCCAGATGGATGGGGGCACCGATTAAGGAGAAGATTTCCGGCTCCGATTATTTTCCGGAGGTATGCAGGATGGCGGCGAAGGAAGGCTTTTCGATTTTCCTGTTAGGGGCTGCCGAAGGAGTTGCCAAGAAAGCTGCCGTCAATCTAATGAAAAAATATAAAAATCTTAAGATTGCCGGAGTTTATTCTCCAAGCTACGCGTTTGAGAACGACGTGGAGGAGATTGCTTATATTATAAAGAAAATCAACACTGCGAAGCCGGATATCCTTTGTATCGGTTTGGGAACGCCCAAGCAGGAGAAGTTCTATCACCGCTACAAGGATCAGCTGAAGGTGCCGCTCACCCTGCATATAGGAGCCACTATCGACTTTGAGGCCGGAGTGGTAAAGCGTGCCCCCAAATGGATCAGTTATATGGGATTGGAATGGCTTTACAGACTATTAAAGGAGCCGAGAAGATTATATAAGCGTTATTTATTGGAGGATGTGGAAATCTTCCCCATATTCTTAAAATACAGAAAATATGGCAGTGGAAGCAAGGTAAGTGCGGTCCAGCCGGAAACCTGCAGCATATTGGGTGTGGACATCGCGGTGACCAATATGCGGTCTGTAATCGGCTATCTGACCAAGAATCTGGAGCGCCTGCGTGGAGAGTATGTGTGTGTATCCAATGTGCATACTACGGTCATGGCATATAACGACGAAGCCTATTGCCGGATACAGAACGAGGCTGCGCTGGCGATTCCTGACGGTAAGCCGTTGTCCCTCATTTGCAGATTGCGGGGGTATAAGGATGCCAAACGTGTGGCAGGTCCCGATTTAATGCCCGAGATATTGAAGCTGTCGGAGGAAAAAGGATACCGTCATTATTTTTATGGAAGTACAGAGGAGACGCTCAGCTCTTTAGAAGCTAATCTTAAAGAGCGTTATCCCAGACTGAATATTGTGGGCATATATTCGCCGCCCTTTCGAAAGCTGACGCCGGAGGAGGATGCTGAAATTATGCAAGAAATAAGCAGGGCAAGGCCCGATTTCCTTTGGGTAGGACTGGGAGCGCCCAAGCAGGAGCGCTGGATGTATGAGCACAAAGGAAAGGTTGATGCGGTTATGCTGGGGGTAGGTGCGGCGTTCGATTTTCATGCTGGAACGGCGAAACGTGCGCCGAAATGGATTCAGGAATTCTATTTGGAATGGTTGTACCGCCTGATTCAAGACCCGAAACGCTTATTGAAGAGATATGTTCGTTCCAACATACAGTTTATATGGCTCATACTTACGGGGCGCTGA
- a CDS encoding Ig-like domain-containing protein, which translates to MKFKRKKLQHSVLIMTLIALLGNSLPVYATEAAATDAPAAGTPPLITSFKELSSDVASLSFDDRPELSAITTMLPQSLSVYLDSAEASTDIPVTWTSGSDYDNTDYETYDFIPSWDQSLYSLSPALDPTKDVPHISVSVNAVKATVYLSDLENAKTELNTLVQGKEILALVYLSDSYDIKQSPYSRSSTAVTVYSGQSVSITGVGEDSQKNIWYQVSLTYGGTSYSGYVERGNLAYSDEDLLSWETKYVTTRASKLRSFSIQSASATTVSEEISKFPSSYQSALTALKAAHPNWIFVKMDTGLDWSSVIAAENTNTKSLISSTANIAWKNGSYDSSWSYPTDGILAYYMDPRNFLTDSYIFQFELLSYNATYHTQTAVQSMLNSSFMSGAIPDHGQSYAQVFTSIGQTLKVSPFHLASRVLQEQGTNGTSALISGTYSGYEGLYNYFNIGATGKGSTEVITNGLAKARSYGWTSRYLSLSGGSNIISKNYIQVGQDTLYLQKFNVTTTQTYNHQYMQNIAAPSSESSNVKKAYSNAGSIDNTFVFKIPVYDNMPGSACTKPTELKTVTLDKTSLTMAVDTTSGLNAFVDNIKVAASTVTFASANSSVASVDANGIVTALYPGTTTITATVSGGSTASCTVTVQKVDPAYTIPSLGSVTYSPTQTLNNITLPSGWSWDAPATVPVVTNSGYPATFTPTDTGKYNTINKVLALTVAKGTPAYTIPAGLQTVADNTLASIALPGGFTWDAPATVLKEGTASYKASYNPDTANYNTVSGIDIPVIVGAVPVTKCTTHTFGEWEHVTAATCTTSGTDSRSCHVCGYKETRTVPATGHLYTSAVTKQPTETDTGIRTYTCSVCGDTYTEVIDKLPSTHKHNYTATITKEATCTVKGVKTYTCSCGDTYTEDIPALGHSYTSKITKEATATETGIRTYTCVRCGDSYTEIIAKLPEVQNNPEGSSSGSSTGTGSESNTVTSPTDSNSSGDTSSSQGSSTGSSGKTTTSKGNGSSSKTEETSARATIDMKNNTVLYEESISSIRGQDVDIVLNMGNSISWTINGSNIVADEANGIDMGVTIGTGNIPSGLLDAVKGNDENNTVIELTLSHDGTFDFAPILTINTAKDNAGRIANLFYYNPDSSKLEFVDTVEVTQTGDISFTFTHASDYAVIISDSSMAELASIDGTVASGDDSADIEAISTNVESSQDAASGKINPRMVAVIVVIVLVCAAAGVTAFLLFRRKDDEDFEDEEDTSDTSGNGNATPDSLKIVSIQSASSDKISDEETYDENGEDAFIDDYREPEVNTKKTGKVISIKKLKDQTKKDDTKQTGFDDDEFDGFE; encoded by the coding sequence ATGAAATTCAAGCGAAAAAAACTTCAACATTCTGTTCTTATTATGACCTTGATTGCCCTATTGGGAAATTCATTGCCCGTTTATGCAACAGAAGCTGCTGCTACAGATGCGCCTGCTGCCGGAACGCCGCCCCTTATCACTTCCTTTAAGGAGCTTTCTTCCGATGTTGCCAGCTTAAGCTTCGATGACAGACCTGAGCTGTCTGCCATAACCACCATGCTGCCTCAGAGCTTATCCGTCTATCTGGATTCCGCGGAAGCTTCTACAGATATTCCCGTCACGTGGACGAGCGGTTCTGATTATGATAATACCGACTACGAAACCTATGACTTCATCCCTTCCTGGGATCAGTCCTTATATTCTTTATCCCCTGCGCTGGATCCAACAAAGGATGTTCCACACATTTCCGTCAGTGTGAATGCGGTGAAGGCCACCGTTTATCTGTCGGATCTGGAAAATGCAAAGACCGAGTTAAATACGCTGGTTCAGGGCAAGGAAATCCTCGCTCTCGTCTACCTCAGCGACTCTTACGATATTAAGCAAAGCCCTTACAGCCGCTCTTCTACGGCCGTTACCGTTTACAGCGGACAATCCGTATCTATTACCGGCGTGGGCGAAGACAGTCAGAAAAATATATGGTATCAGGTATCCCTGACTTACGGCGGCACCTCTTACAGCGGATATGTGGAACGGGGGAATCTGGCTTATTCCGATGAGGATTTGCTTTCCTGGGAGACGAAATATGTAACTACCCGCGCTTCAAAATTAAGATCCTTCAGCATACAGAGCGCTTCTGCCACTACGGTTTCCGAAGAAATCAGCAAGTTCCCTTCCTCTTATCAATCTGCCCTCACCGCACTGAAAGCGGCGCATCCGAACTGGATATTCGTAAAGATGGACACCGGCTTGGATTGGAGCAGTGTGATTGCTGCAGAAAATACGAACACTAAGAGCTTGATTTCATCCACTGCAAATATCGCATGGAAAAATGGAAGCTACGATAGCAGCTGGTCCTATCCAACCGATGGAATTCTCGCTTATTATATGGACCCGCGAAACTTCCTGACCGACAGCTACATATTCCAATTCGAATTATTGAGCTATAATGCGACCTACCATACCCAAACTGCCGTTCAAAGTATGCTGAACAGCTCCTTTATGTCTGGTGCCATACCTGATCATGGGCAGTCTTATGCTCAGGTCTTTACTTCCATCGGACAAACCTTAAAGGTAAGCCCCTTCCATCTTGCCTCCAGAGTACTTCAGGAGCAGGGGACCAATGGCACATCCGCTTTAATATCCGGTACCTACTCCGGTTATGAGGGACTTTATAATTATTTTAATATTGGCGCCACCGGTAAAGGAAGCACAGAAGTCATTACGAACGGATTGGCCAAAGCGAGATCCTATGGTTGGACAAGCCGTTATCTCTCCTTATCGGGCGGGTCCAATATTATATCCAAGAATTATATTCAGGTAGGACAGGATACCTTGTACCTGCAAAAGTTCAATGTAACTACTACCCAGACATATAACCACCAATATATGCAGAATATCGCAGCACCTTCTTCCGAGTCTTCGAACGTAAAAAAGGCCTACTCCAACGCAGGCTCCATAGATAATACTTTTGTATTCAAGATACCGGTATATGACAATATGCCAGGCTCAGCTTGCACAAAACCAACCGAGTTGAAGACAGTAACTTTGGATAAGACTTCTCTCACGATGGCTGTAGATACTACTTCCGGCTTGAACGCCTTTGTGGATAACATCAAAGTTGCCGCATCTACCGTTACCTTTGCCAGTGCGAATTCCTCCGTTGCTTCTGTAGATGCTAACGGTATAGTAACCGCACTGTATCCCGGCACAACGACGATTACGGCAACCGTATCGGGCGGTTCTACGGCTTCCTGCACAGTAACCGTACAAAAGGTTGATCCTGCTTATACGATACCTTCTCTGGGCAGCGTAACCTATAGCCCGACACAGACCTTAAACAATATCACGCTTCCATCCGGATGGTCATGGGATGCCCCCGCTACGGTACCTGTCGTTACAAACTCCGGTTACCCGGCTACCTTCACTCCTACCGACACCGGAAAGTATAATACAATAAACAAGGTGCTGGCCCTGACAGTTGCAAAGGGTACTCCTGCTTATACCATTCCTGCCGGTCTGCAGACCGTAGCAGACAATACACTGGCTTCTATCGCACTGCCCGGAGGCTTCACATGGGATGCGCCCGCTACCGTCCTTAAGGAGGGCACCGCTTCCTACAAGGCCTCCTATAATCCGGATACCGCTAACTATAACACAGTAAGCGGCATTGACATTCCGGTTATCGTAGGCGCAGTTCCCGTTACCAAGTGTACCACTCACACTTTCGGCGAATGGGAACATGTAACAGCGGCAACCTGCACTACATCAGGTACGGATTCCCGTTCCTGCCATGTATGCGGCTACAAGGAAACGAGGACGGTTCCTGCTACAGGACACCTTTATACCTCCGCCGTAACGAAGCAGCCTACGGAGACAGATACCGGCATCCGCACTTATACATGCAGCGTATGCGGCGATACCTACACGGAAGTTATTGACAAACTGCCTTCCACCCACAAGCATAATTATACGGCCACGATAACAAAAGAAGCTACTTGTACAGTAAAGGGCGTAAAAACCTACACTTGCTCCTGCGGTGACACTTACACCGAGGATATTCCGGCCCTGGGTCATAGCTATACCTCCAAGATAACCAAGGAAGCTACCGCTACCGAAACCGGCATCCGTACCTATACGTGTGTCCGGTGCGGTGACAGCTATACGGAAATCATCGCCAAGCTGCCGGAGGTACAGAATAATCCGGAAGGCTCCTCCTCCGGTTCTTCCACGGGAACCGGTTCCGAAAGCAATACTGTTACTTCACCTACAGACAGTAACTCTTCAGGGGACACTTCCTCCTCACAAGGCTCGTCGACCGGTTCCTCCGGCAAAACAACGACCTCCAAAGGAAACGGCTCCTCTTCAAAAACGGAAGAGACAAGCGCACGTGCAACTATCGATATGAAAAATAATACTGTTTTGTATGAGGAATCTATTTCCTCCATCCGCGGTCAGGATGTGGATATAGTACTTAACATGGGGAACAGCATAAGTTGGACTATTAACGGCAGTAATATCGTAGCTGATGAAGCTAACGGCATCGACATGGGCGTCACGATAGGCACCGGAAACATCCCTTCGGGACTCTTAGATGCTGTGAAGGGGAATGATGAAAATAATACGGTCATCGAGCTGACTCTGTCTCATGACGGCACCTTTGACTTCGCACCCATACTTACCATCAACACAGCGAAGGATAACGCCGGACGGATAGCGAACCTGTTCTATTATAATCCGGATAGCAGCAAGCTGGAATTCGTGGATACGGTAGAGGTCACCCAGACAGGTGACATCTCTTTTACCTTCACCCATGCTTCCGATTACGCTGTCATTATTAGCGACAGCTCTATGGCTGAACTGGCATCCATCGATGGTACGGTTGCAAGTGGAGATGACTCTGCAGATATTGAAGCGATAAGTACAAATGTGGAAAGCAGCCAAGATGCGGCAAGCGGCAAAATAAATCCAAGAATGGTTGCTGTTATTGTCGTAATCGTTCTGGTCTGTGCTGCGGCCGGAGTTACTGCCTTCCTATTGTTCAGGAGAAAAGACGATGAAGATTTTGAAGACGAAGAGGACACTTCTGATACTTCCGGGAACGGGAACGCCACGCCGGATTCTTTAAAGATTGTTTCCATTCAGTCTGCATCTTCTGATAAGATATCTGATGAAGAGACATACGATGAAAACGGAGAAGATGCTTTCATCGACGACTATCGCGAACCGGAAGTTAATACAAAAAAGACCGGTAAGGTTATATCAATAAAAAAATTAAAAGATCAGACGAAAAAAGATGATACAAAGCAGACAGGCTTTGACGATGATGAGTTTGACGGGTTCGAATAA